One region of Chanodichthys erythropterus isolate Z2021 chromosome 19, ASM2448905v1, whole genome shotgun sequence genomic DNA includes:
- the lrrc18b gene encoding leucine-rich repeat-containing protein 18 gives MVKGKKKSNDPSGRKITLKMAKNALKVTVDGKRRLDLSNMAIATFPKCILKLCDVDELDLSRNLLKKIPDTIDKFVNLRLLDLHSNHLEQVPAAIGRLPNLYSLNLCNNHLTTFGLPHELGLLRNLRILNLGMNRIETLPPSVAALKELRELGLFNNLLTHLPKCIQNLPKLQKMNVKSNPIPTDEPPEVDCIQRVECLYLVREDCLCTDCFKRCKEEREKLDSRISASSTLKKSIFAGLLTPNSVAQENQALWR, from the coding sequence ATGGTGAAAGGGAAGAAGAAATCGAATGATCCATCAGGCAGAAAAATCACACTCAAGATGGCGAAGAACGCTCTGAAGGTGACTGTAGACGGCAAACGCCGCCTCGACCTCAGCAACATGGCGATCGCCACATTTCCAAAGTGCATCCTGAAGCTCTGTGACGTAGACGAGCTGGACCTCAGCCGCAACCTTCTCAAGAAGATCCCAGACACCATTGACAAGTTTGTGAACCTCCGTTTGCTGGATCTGCACAGCAACCACCTGGAGCAGGTTCCTGCGGCTATAGGCCGTCTGCCTAACCTCTACAGCCTCAACTTATGCAACAACCATCTGACTACCTTCGGCCTGCCGCATGAGCTCGGCCTCTTGAGGAACCTACGGATCCTCAACCTGGGAATGAACCGCATCGAGACTCTACCTCCATCTGTGGCTGCTCTCAAAGAGCTTCGCGAACTAGGGCTCTTCAACAACCTGCTGACGCATTTGCCCAAGTGTATTCAAAACCTCCCAAAACTGCAGAAGATGAACGTCAAATCCAACCCCATCCCTACGGACGAGCCTCCAGAGGTGGACTGCATCCAGAGAGTGGAGTGCCTGTACTTAGTGAGGGAGGACTGTCTGTGTACCGACTGCTTTAAGAGGTGTAAGGAGGAAAGGGAGAAGCTTGACAGTCGAATAAGTGCATCTTCTACACTAAAGAAGTCCATCTTTGCAGGTCTCCTAACGCCAAACTCTGTAGCACAGGAGAACCAGGCTTTATGGAGGTGA